The following proteins are encoded in a genomic region of Brachypodium distachyon strain Bd21 chromosome 1, Brachypodium_distachyon_v3.0, whole genome shotgun sequence:
- the LOC100843399 gene encoding uncharacterized protein LOC100843399 encodes MLRVASTLRPLLRSTLLSGPKPLLCPRHPPRPFRALSSSSPVAASPPSALGVGDIREEHLVRCAAAGRAPLRVAVLLSGGVDSSVALRLLHAAGHSCTAFYLKIWFQEDFRNFWSECPWDDDLKYAQAVCDKIDVPLEVAHLSDEYWNHVVSHIINEYRNGRTPNPDVLCNTRIKFGAFLEAIDNLGFDYIASGHYAHVVHPSIENVEGPSVLQLSKDKVKDQTYFLSHLSQPQLRRLLFPLGCITKDEVRSLATQMDLPNQGRKDSQGICFLGKVKFSEFVERHIGEMEGVLLEAETGDYLGRHRGFWFYTIGQRQGLRLPGGPWYVVEKDVQNNVVFVSRNYYSLDKRRRTFRVGSLNWFSDSGPENDEQLKCKVRHSPEFHNCTVTREQTEESGDVLAVHLSEDDQGLAAGQFAAFYRDNTCLGSGIILDSWDEMSFPVCANALEIARMEDKSKLGKPVRIVNLEHIVKPEREPVKVA; translated from the exons ATGCTGCGCGTCGCCTCCACCCTCCGCCCGCTCCTCCGGAGCACCCTCCTCTCAGGCCCTAAACCTCTTCTCTGCCCCCGCCACCCGCCGCGGCCGTTCCGCGCCCTCTCGTCCTCGTCACCGGTCGCCGCATCCCCGCCTAGCGCGCTCGGGGTGGGTGATATCAGAGAAGAGCACCTGGTGCGGTGTGCAGCCGCGGGGAGGGCGCCGCTGCGTGTGGCCGTGCTGTTGAGCGGTGGGGTGGACAGCAGCGTcgcgctccgcctcctccacgccgCGGGCCACAGCTGCACCGCCTTCTACCTCAAGATCTGGTTCCAG GAAGATTTCAGGAACTTTTGGTCCGAGTGCCCGTGGGATGACGATTTGAAGTATGCACAAGCTGTGTGTGACAAG ATCGATGTGCCATTGGAGGTGGCTCATCTATCTGATGAGTACTGGAACCATGTG GTGTCTCATATTATTAATGAGTACCGCAATGGGCGTACTCCGAACCCTGATGTTCTCTGCAATACAAGAATAAAGTTtg GAGCTTTCTTAGAAGCCATTGATAATTTGGGATTTGATTACATAGCTTCAGGACATTATGCACATGTAGTCCATCCATCCATTGAGAATGTTGAAGGGCCATCAGTGCTCCAACTTTCGAAAGACAAG GTCAAGGATCAAACTTATTTCCTCTCACACCTCTCTCAGCCCCAGCTTAGAAGGCTTCTTTTTCCATTGGGTTGTATAACAAAG GATGAAGTGCGCAGTCTGGCTACTCAGATGGACCTTCCTAACCAAGGTAGAAAGGATTCTCAGGGGATATGTTTTCTTGGGAAG GTTAAATTTAGTGAGTTTGTTGAAAGACATATAGGAGAAATGGAGGGTGTACTTCTTGAGGCTGAAACTGGAGATTACCTAGGGAGACACCGTGGCTTTTGGTTCTATACGATTGGTCAGCGACAAGGTTTGCGCCTTCCTGGAGGACCTTG GTATGTGGTTGAGAAAGATGTTCAAAATAATGTGGTTTTTGTATCAAGGAATTACTATTCGCTGGATAAGAGAAGGCGAACATTTCGTGTTGGATCGCTAAACTGGTTTAGCGACTCTGGGCCGGAAAATGATGAACAACTTAAATGCAAG GTACGACATAGTCCTGAATTTCATAACTGCACAGTGACACGAGAGCAAACTGAAGAAAGTGGAGATGTTTTGGCAGTGCATCTGTCTGAAGATGATCAGGGTTTAGCAGCCGGTCAGTTTGCAGCATTCTACCGTGACAACACATGCCTAGGCTCAGGTATAATTTTGGATTCATGGGATGAAATGAGCTTTCCTGTCTGCGCGAATGCACTAGAAATTGCTAGGATGGAAGATAAATCCAAACTGGGGAAGCCGGTAAGGATTGTGAACTTGGAACATATCGTGAAGCCAGAACGGGAGCCAGTCAAGGTCGCTTGA
- the LOC100843709 gene encoding adenylosuccinate synthetase, chloroplastic yields the protein MSLSTLNHPPAAAAAAAAGRGKSFSAAVPAPVSVRLSRRRLPAPASASALAVEADPAADRVSALSQVSGVLGSQWGDEGKGKLVDVLAPRFDIVARCQGGANAGHTIYNSEGKKFALHLVPSGILHEGTLCVVGNGAVIHVPGFFGEIDGLQSNGVSCDGRILVSDRAHLLFDLHQTVDGLREAELANSFIGTTKRGIGPCYSSKVTRNGLRVCDLRHMDTFGDKLDILFKDAALRFEGFKYSKSMLKEEVEKYKRFAERLEPFIADTVDVLNESIRQKKKILVEGGQATMLDIDFGTYPFVTSSSPSAGGICTGLGIAPRVIGDLIGVVKAYTSRVGSGPFPTELFGEEGDNLRKAGMEFGTTTGRPRRCGWLDIVALKYCCDINGFSSLNLTKLDVLSGLPEIKLGVAYNRRDGQKLTSFPADLDTLEETQVKYEVLPGWHSDISSVRSYSELPQAARRYVERIEELVGVPVHYIGVGPGRDALIYK from the exons ATGTCGCTCTCCACACTTAACCacccccccgccgccgccgccgccgccgccgctgggcgGGGGAAATCCTTTTCCGCAGCTGTCCCGGCGCCGGTATCGGTGCGCCTTTCCAGGAGACGGCTTCCTGCCCCAGCTTCCGCCTCCGCGCTCGCGGTCGAGGCGGACCCCGCGGCGGACAGGGTCTCGGCGCTGAGCCAGGTTTCCGGCGTGCTAGGGTCGCAGTGGGGCGACGAGGGGAAGGGAAAGCTCGTCGATGTGCTCGCCCCCCGCTTCGACATCGTCGCGCGTTGCCAG GGTGGAGCAAATGCTGGACACACCATCTACAACTCTGAAGGAAAGAAATTTGCCCTCCATCTTGTTCCGTCTGGTATTCTCCATGAAGGAACACTGTGTGTTGTTGGCAATGGAGCTGTGATCCATGTTCCGGGGTTCTTTGGTGAAATTGATGGTCTTCAATCCAATGGAGTCAGTTGCGATGGAAGAATACTGGTATCTGATCGGGCCCATCTGCTCTTTGATCTGCATCAGACTGTAGATGGACTTAGGGAAGCTGAGCTTGCAAATTCCTTTATAGGAACAACTAAGAGGGGTATTGGACCTTGTTATTCCAGCAAGGTCACTCGAAACGGACTGCGAGTTTGTGATCTAAGGCACATGGACACTTTTGGCGATAAGCTTGATATCTTATTTAAAGATGCTGCCTTGAGGTTTGAAGGCTTTAAGTACAGCAAAAGCATGCTCAAGGAAGAGGTTGAGAAGTACAAGAGGTTTGCAGAGCGTTTGGAGCCGTTCATTGCTGATACTGTTGATGTGTTAAATGAATCTATCagacagaagaagaaaattctGGTTGAAGGTGGTCAAGCAACCATGTTGGATATTGATTTCGGAACTTATCCATTTGTGACTTCTTCCAGCCCATCAGCTGGTGGAATATGCACCGGCCTTGGAATCGCCCCAAGGGTTATTGGTGACCTGATTGGAGTT GTAAAAGCTTACACATCAAGGGTTGGTTCTGGTCCTTTCCCAACTGAACTGTTTGGAGAGGAAGGTGATAATCTTAGGAAGGCTGGAATGGAATTTGGGACGACAACAGGTCGCCCAAGACGTTGTGGCTGGCTTGATATTGTTGCTCTCAAGTACTGCTGTGATATCAATGGGTTTTCATCTCTGAATCTGACAAAACTTGATGTTCTGTCTGGGTTACCAGAAATTAAGCTGGGTGTTGCTTATAACCGTAGAGATGGACAGAAATTAACATCCTTCCCAGCAGATCTTGATACCCTGGAGGAAACACAG GTCAAGTATGAGGTGCTTCCTGGGTGGCACAGCGACATTTCTTCTGTTCGAAGTTACAGTGAGCTGCCCCAAGCTGCCCGCCGCTATGTGGAGAGGATAGAAGAGCTCGTTGGTGTTCCAGTCCACTACATTGGTGTTGGACCCGGGAGGGATGCTCTTATATACAAGTAA
- the LOC100844209 gene encoding dehydration-responsive element-binding protein 2E yields the protein MEMSYGRKRSSWKKGPTRGKGGPQNAACEYRGVRQRTWGKWVAEIREPNKRTRVWLGSFATAEEAALAYDEAARRLYGPDAFLNLPHLRAVASGPAAAQHHQHRGQLVRWLPASSGARASPGGAAGVPAYGLLNLNAQHNVHVIHQRLQEIKNSSSKPASSKIITTPSPSDQLLLHPALPASSPSSTVTTTTNAMPPSAADSSVSCFQALELGVTGAETESAPCSEAHGFGGDKPQLDLKEFLQQIGVLRHDDNDGARGKDNGEAAAADGFGFGGNGGEFDWDALAADMSDIAGGHGVSGGLGLGVGVNGVFNMDDLEQFGCTYMPVPVWDI from the coding sequence ATGGAGATGAGCTACGGGCGGAAGCGGTCGTCGTGGAAGAAGGGCCCGACCAGGGGAAAGGGCGGGCCGCAGAACGCGGCGTGCGAGTACCGTGGCGTGCGGCAGCGGACGTGGGGCAAGTGGGTGGCGGAGATCCGCGAGCCCAACAAGCGCACCCGCGTCTGGCTCGGCTCCTTCGCCACCGCCGAGGAGGCCGCGCTCGCCTACGACGAGGCCGCCCGCAGGCTCTACGGGCCCGACGCCTTCCTCAACCTCCCCCACCTCCGGGCCGTCGCCTCTGGGCCCGCCGCGGCCCAGCACCACCAGCACCGGGGCCAGCTCGTCCGTTGGCTCccggcctcctccggcgccagGGCCAGCcctggcggcgccgctggcgtGCCGGCCTACGGGCTCCTCAACCTCAACGCGCAGCACAACGTGCACGTCATACACCAGAGGCTCCAGGAGATCAAGAACTCCTCCTCCAAGCCGGCATCTAGCAAGATTATTACAACTCCTTCGCCGTCCgaccagctgctgctgcatcctgctctcccggcttcGTCTCCTTCTTCCACCgtgaccaccaccaccaacgcTATGCCTCCGTCTGCAGCTGATTCTTCGGTGTCCTGCTTCCAAGCCCTGGAGCTGGGCGTGACCGGGGCCGAGACCGAGAGCGCGCCGTGCTCGGAGGCGCATGGCTTCGGCGGCGACAAGCCTCAGCTCGACCTCAAGGAGTTCTTGCAGCAGATAGGCGTGCTCCGGCACGACGACAACGACGGCGCGCGTGGGAAGgacaacggcgaggcggcagcggcggacgGGTTCGGGTTCGGCGGCAACGGCGGGGAGTTCGACTGGGACGCTCTGGCAGCCGACATGAGCGACATCGCGGGCGGGCACGGCGTCAGCGGCGGTCTGGGCCTGGGCGTGGGCGTCAACGGAGTGTTCAACATGGACGATCTCGAGCAGTTCGGCTGCACCTACATGCCCGTCCCTGTGTGGGACATCTGA
- the LOC100844507 gene encoding uncharacterized protein LOC100844507, whose amino-acid sequence MLTIRSAKCPWVFVGAAGALVMLVATVHVFMVPILPSSLDFFGTRGRTTRPRNVFPGVGVVDSRFRAQFPADSYGAVMFRGAPWKPGVGRWLAGCHAGSSAVNITEVIGAKQCEKDCSGHGVCNYDLGECRCFHGYAGKGCEEVLKLECNFPSSPEWPVGRWVVSICPAQCDTTRAMCFCGPGTKYPERPVAEACGFKTTSPAKPDDPKIPDWKAPDPDVFTTNSSKPGWCNVDPQDAYSSKVEFKLECDCKYDGLWGQFCETRVECSCINQCSGHGQCRGGFCQCDSGYFGIDCSVPSAYSLAYDWPSWLQSPANLPDLNKLSKSPINVNAVVKKKRPLIYVYDLPAEFDSHLLEGRHFKLQCVNRIYDDKNRTIWTEQLYGAQMALYESILASPHRTLNGDEADYFYVPVLDSCLITRSDDAPHLLTPEDLHLRSYHALEYYRKAYDHISQRYAYWNRTSGRDHIWFFSWDEGACYAPKEIWNSMMLVHWGNTNTKHENSTTAYWADNWDDIPLDRRGNHPCFDPRKDLVLPAWKVPEPGAIWLKLWARPRINRTTLFYFNGNLGPAYEQGRPEDTYSMGIRQKLAAEFGSTPSKEGKLGRQHTANVTVTYLRSEKYYEELASSVFCGALPGDGWSGRMEDSMLQGCIPVIIQDGIFLPYENVLNYNSFAVRIQEHDIPNLIRILGGINETQIEFMLGNVRQIWQRFFYRDSMLLEAQRQKRLYSEEAPWSVEVSKLEDSDDVFATFIQVLHYKLYNDPWRQHLQEKETGLPNICSKAS is encoded by the exons ATGCTCACAATCCGTTCGGCGAAATGCCCTTGGGTATTCGTCGGTGCGGCTGGCGCCCTCGTGATGCTCGTCGCCACTGTCCACGTGTTTATGGTGCCGATCCTCCCTTCCTCCTTGGATTTCTTCGGTACTCGCGGCAGGACCACCCGACCAAGGAATGTGTTCCCAGGCGTCGGGGTTGTGGACTCACGCTTCAGGGCTCAGTTCCCTGCGGATTCGTATGGAGCAGTCATGTTCCGTGGCGCTCCGTGGAAGCCTGGGGTTGGGAGGTGGCTTGCTGGGTGCCATGCCGGCTCATCGGCTGTCAATATTACTGAA GTTATAGGCGCAAAGCAGTGCGAGAAAGACTGCAGCGGACATGGCGTGTGCAACTATGACTTGGGGGAATGTAGATGCTTCCATGGATATGCCG ggaaaggatgtGAGGAGGTTCTGAAGTTGGAGTGTAACTTCCCAAGTTCCCCAGAATGGCCTGTAGGACGATGGGTAGTCTCCATATGTCCAGCCCAGTGTGACACAACCAGGGCAATGTGCTTTTGTGGACCAGGAACAAAATATCCAGAGCGCCCTGTGGCAGAAGCTTGTGGGTTTAAAACAAC CTCACCCGCAAAACCTGATGACCCAAAGATTCCTGATTGGAAAGCACCGGATCCGGATGTATTCACAACAAACAGCAGTAAGCCAGGATGGTGTAATGTAGACCCTCAGGATGCATATTCTTCCAAAGTGGAGTTTAAACTAGAATGTGATTGCAAATATGACGGACTCTGGGGTCAGTTTTGTGAGACACGTGTTGAATGCAGTTGTATTAACCAGTGTTCTGGACATGGGCAGTGCCGTGGTGGCTTCTGTCAG TGTGACAGTGGATATTTTGGGATTGATTGCAGCGTCCCATCAGCTTATTCACTTGCATATGACTGGCCCTCATGGCTCCAATCACCAGCAAATTTGCCAGACCTAAATAAATTAAGTAAGAGCCCCATCAATGTCAATGCTGtcgtcaagaaaaaaagaccaCTTATATATGTTTACGACTTGCCAGCTGAGTTTGATAGTCATCTTCTTGAA GGACGGCATTTCAAGTTACAATGTGTGAACAGAATATATGATGACAAAAACAGAACCATATGGACGGAGCAACTCTATGGTGCTCAG ATGGCACTCTATGAGAGCATTCTTGCTAGTCCGCACCGCACGCTGAATGGGGATGAAGCTGATTATTTCTATGTTCCTGTCCTCGACTCTTGTCTAATAACTAGATCTGATGATGCCCCACACCTGCTGACGCCG GAGGACCTGCACCTCAGGAGTTACCACGCTCTGGAGTATTATAGAAAGGCTTATGATCACATATCTCAGCGGTATGCTTACTGGAACCGCACTTCTGGAAGAGACCATATCTGG TTCTTTTCATGGGATGAAGGTGCGTGCTATGCTCCAAAAGAGATCTGGAACAGCATGATGCTCGTCCACTGGGGAAACACTAACACAAAACATGAGAATTCAACAACTGCTTATTGGGCAGACAACTGGGATGATATTCCCTTGGATAGAAGAGGCAACCATCCATGTTTTGATCCAAGAAAGGATCTTGTGCTTCCAGCATGGAAGGTACCTGAACCTGGGGCCATATGGTTAAAACTATGGGCAAG GCCAAGGATCAACCGTACAActctgttttattttaatgGTAATCTGGGACCAGCCTATGAACAGGGCCGTCCTGAAGACAC GTATAGTATGGGGATTCGGCAAAAGCTGGCTGCTGAATTCGGTTCCACACCAAGTAAGGAGGGGAAGCTTGGAAGGCAGCATACAGCCAATGTGACAGTTACGTATTTACGATCTGAGAAGTATTACGAGGAACTAGCAAGCTCTGTTTTCTGTGGTGCCCTTCCAGGGGATGGCTGGAGTGGGCGCATGGAAGACAGCATGCTTCAAGGATGCATTCCTGTCATAATACAG GATGGAATTTTTCTTCCCTACGAGAATGTGCTTAATTACAACAGTTTTGCGGTCCGCATACAAGAGCATGACATCCCAAACCTCATTAGAATCCTTGGG GGAATAAACGAAACACAAATAGAGTTTATGTTAGGAAATGTGCGCCAGATTTGGCAGAGGTTCTTTTACCGTGACTCTATGTTGCTAGAGGCACAGAGACAGAAAAGATTGTACTCTGAAGAGGCACCCTGGTCAGTTGAGGTTTCAAAACTAGAAGATAGTGATGATGTCTTTGCAACTTTCATACAG GTACTGCATTATAAATTATACAATGACCCTTGGCGGCAACATCTCCAAGAAAAGGAAACTGGGTTGCCGAACATCTGCTCAAAGGCTTCCTGA
- the LOC106865713 gene encoding uncharacterized protein LOC106865713 — MELATKEHALEEDALKARNERHRQSLNRHLTMIEMATHTENLKYREHLLEGREHHLAVLEEKAWQGRKDAELNKRERGLNLREDALTDPLLADQQKSHTNHTKLEDNMWNKRQIYLTIAMVTGLTVLIQMQPQFLAAILPCIVGAFATAWVLTAIAFPCGLFGTSRLEKDYSRHVGRLAFMLFSLFILYVPYILSVSLKQSTTSSSVPPVTPSSSLPPVTPPALAPTPSSLPPVTLSWRSYFYIGLGGITMLVRIALWIAGCATGGDRDLGP; from the exons ATGGAGTTAGCGACCAAGGAGCATGCCCTTGAGGAGGATGCCCTCAAAGCCAGGAATGAGCGTCACAGGCAGTCTTTGAATAGACATCTAACTATGATTGAGATGGCAACGCACACAGAAAATCTTAAGTACAGAGAGCACCTACTAGAAGGACGCGAACATCACTTGGCTGTTCTAGAGGAGAAAGCCTGGCAGGGGAGGAAGGATGCAGAGCTGAATAAGCGTGAACGGGGACTGAATCTTCGCGAAGATGCTCTCACGGATCCTCTACTGGCTGATCAGCAGAAATCTCATACCAATCACACCAAG CTCGAGGATAATATGTGGAATAAGAGGCAGATTTACCTAACCATAGCAATGGTTACTGGGCTGACTGTTCTGATTCAGATGCAGCCCCAGTTTCTTGCTGCTATCCTTCCTTGTATTGTAG GTGCATTTGCAACTGCGTGGGTACTAACCGCAATTGCATTTCCATGCGGACTATTTGGGACCTCTAGACTAGAGAAAGACTACAGTCGACATGTGGGACGATTGGCTTTCATGCTCTTCTCCCTCTTCATCCTATATGTTCCGTATATTCTGTCTGTGTCTCTCAAGCAGAGTACCACGTCGTCATCTGTACCTCCTGTGACTCCATCATCATCACTACCTCCTGTGACACCGCCGGCGCTAGCTCCGACACCATCATCACTACCTCCTGTGACACTCAGCTGGCGCAGCTACTTTTACATTGGTCTAGGAGGCATTACGATGCTTGTTCGTATTGCTTTATGGATTGCG GGTTGTGCTACTGGAGGTGATAGGGACCTGGGCCCGTAG